A region from the Citrobacter koseri ATCC BAA-895 genome encodes:
- the dacA gene encoding D-alanyl-D-alanine carboxypeptidase DacA encodes MKTTFSARFMQRMALTTALCAAFITSAHADDLNIKTMIPGVPQIDAESYILIDYNSGKVLAEQNADTRRDPASLTKMMTSYVIGQAMKAGKFKETDLVTIGNDAWATGNPVFKGSSLMFLKPGMQVPVSQLIRGINLQSGNDACVAMADFAAGSQDAFVGLMNSYVNALGLKNTHFQTVHGLDADGQYSSARDMALIGQALIRDVPNEYSIYKEKEFTFNGIRQLNRNGLLWDNSLNVDGIKTGHTDKAGYNLVASATEGQMRLISAVMGGRTYKGRETESKKLLTWGFRFFETVNPLKVGKEFASEPAWFGDTDRASLGVDKDVYLTIPRGRMKDLKASYVLNTAELHAPLQKNQVVGTINFQLDGKTIEQRPLVVLQEIPEGNFFGKIIDYIKLMFHHWFG; translated from the coding sequence ATGAAGACCACTTTTTCCGCTCGTTTCATGCAGCGCATGGCGCTCACCACGGCTCTTTGCGCCGCCTTTATCACAAGCGCGCATGCCGATGACCTGAATATCAAAACCATGATCCCAGGTGTTCCGCAGATCGATGCGGAGTCGTATATCCTGATCGACTACAACTCCGGCAAAGTGCTGGCGGAACAAAATGCGGATACGCGCCGCGATCCCGCCAGCCTGACCAAAATGATGACCAGCTATGTCATCGGCCAGGCGATGAAAGCAGGGAAATTTAAAGAGACCGATCTAGTGACGATCGGCAACGACGCCTGGGCTACCGGCAACCCGGTATTTAAAGGCTCGTCCCTGATGTTCCTGAAACCGGGTATGCAAGTTCCTGTTTCCCAGTTAATCCGTGGTATTAACCTGCAATCCGGCAACGACGCCTGCGTGGCGATGGCCGACTTTGCCGCCGGTAGCCAGGATGCCTTCGTCGGGCTGATGAACAGCTATGTGAATGCCCTGGGTCTGAAAAACACCCACTTCCAGACCGTTCATGGCCTGGATGCTGATGGACAATACAGCTCTGCGCGCGACATGGCGCTGATCGGCCAGGCGTTAATCCGCGATGTGCCAAACGAATACTCTATCTACAAAGAAAAAGAGTTCACCTTCAACGGGATTCGCCAGTTAAACCGCAATGGTCTGCTGTGGGACAACAGCCTGAACGTTGACGGGATCAAAACCGGCCACACGGATAAAGCAGGCTACAACCTCGTGGCGTCGGCAACTGAAGGCCAGATGCGCCTGATCTCTGCGGTGATGGGTGGACGTACCTACAAAGGTCGTGAAACAGAAAGCAAAAAACTGCTGACCTGGGGCTTCCGCTTCTTTGAAACCGTAAACCCGCTGAAAGTCGGGAAAGAGTTTGCCTCTGAACCGGCCTGGTTTGGCGATACCGATCGCGCCTCGCTGGGTGTGGATAAAGACGTCTATCTGACCATTCCTCGCGGCCGCATGAAAGATCTGAAAGCCAGCTACGTGCTGAACACGGCTGAACTGCATGCCCCGTTGCAGAAAAACCAGGTCGTCGGCACAATCAACTTCCAGCTGGATGGCAAAACCATTGAGCAGCGCCCGCTGGTGGTACTACAGGAAATTCCTGAAGGTAACTTCTTCGGCAAAATCATTGATTACATTAAATTAATGTTCCATCACTGGTTTGGTTAA
- the lipB gene encoding lipoyl(octanoyl) transferase LipB: MYQDKILVRQLGLQPYEPVSQAMHEFTDTRDENTPDEIWLVEHFPVFTQGQAGKAEHVLMPGDIPVIQSDRGGQVTYHGPGQQVMYVLLNLKRRKLGVRELVTLLEQTVVNTLAERGIDAHPRADAPGVYVGEKKICSLGLRIRRGCSFHGLALNVNMDLSPFLRINPCGYAGMEMAKISQWDNNATTDNIAPRLLANILALLNNPPHEYIPA, encoded by the coding sequence TTGTATCAGGATAAAATTCTTGTCCGCCAGCTCGGTCTTCAGCCCTACGAACCCGTTTCCCAGGCCATGCACGAATTCACCGATACCCGCGATGAAAACACGCCCGATGAGATCTGGTTAGTTGAGCACTTTCCTGTTTTCACCCAGGGTCAGGCCGGTAAAGCGGAGCATGTATTAATGCCCGGCGATATTCCGGTGATCCAGAGCGATCGTGGTGGGCAAGTCACCTATCACGGCCCCGGCCAGCAGGTAATGTATGTTCTGCTGAATCTTAAACGCCGTAAGCTGGGCGTGCGGGAGCTGGTGACGCTGCTGGAACAAACCGTCGTCAATACGCTTGCCGAACGGGGTATTGATGCGCATCCGCGAGCCGATGCGCCCGGAGTTTATGTGGGAGAAAAAAAGATCTGCTCACTGGGTTTACGAATCCGTCGCGGCTGCTCTTTTCATGGTCTGGCATTAAACGTCAATATGGATCTCTCTCCGTTCTTACGCATCAATCCTTGCGGTTATGCCGGGATGGAAATGGCGAAAATATCGCAATGGGATAATAACGCAACGACGGATAATATTGCCCCTCGCCTGTTGGCCAATATTTTAGCCCTGCTAAACAATCCACCTCATGAATATATTCCTGCTTAA
- the ybeD gene encoding DUF493 family protein YbeD, whose protein sequence is MKTKLNELLEFPTPFTYKVMGQALPELVDQVVEVVQRHAPGDYSPTVKPSSKGNYHSVSITINATHIEQVETLYEELGNIDIVRMVL, encoded by the coding sequence ATGAAAACCAAACTTAACGAACTGCTTGAATTCCCTACGCCATTTACTTACAAAGTAATGGGGCAGGCGTTGCCTGAGCTGGTTGATCAGGTGGTTGAAGTGGTACAGCGCCATGCGCCAGGTGATTACTCCCCGACGGTAAAACCGAGCAGCAAAGGTAACTACCACTCGGTCTCTATCACCATCAACGCAACCCATATCGAGCAGGTTGAAACACTGTACGAAGAACTGGGTAATATCGATATCGTTCGTATGGTGCTGTAA
- the mrdA gene encoding peptidoglycan DD-transpeptidase MrdA, giving the protein MKLQNSFRDYTAESALFVRRALVAFLGILLLTGVLIANLYNLQIVRFTDYQTRSNENRIKLVPIAPSRGIIYDRNGIPLALNRTIYQIEMMPEKVDNVQQTLDALRSVVDLNDDDIAAFKKERARSHRFTSIPVKTNLTEVQVARFAVNQYRFPGVEVKGYKRRYYPYNSALTHVIGYVSKINDKDVERLDKDGKLANYAATHDIGKLGIERYYEEVLHGQTGYEEVEVNNRGRVIRQLKEVPPQAGHDIHLTIDLKLQQYIETLLAGSRAAVIVTDPRTGGVLALVSMPSYDPNLFVDGISSKDYSGLLNDPNTPLVNRATQGVYPPASTVKPYVAVSALSAGVITRNTSLFDPGWWQLPGSEKRYRDWKKWGHGHLNITKSLEESADTFFYQVAYDMGIDRLSEWMSKFGYGEYTGIDLAEERSGNMPTREWKQKRFKKPWYQGDTIPVGIGQGYWTATPIQMSKALMILINDGVVKVPHLLMSTAENGKQVPWVQPHEPPVGDIHSGYWEIAKDGMYGVANRANGTAHKYFASAPYKIAAKSGTAQVFGLKANETYNAHKIAERLRDHKLMTAFAPYNNPQVAVAIILENGGAGPAVGTIMRQILDHIMLGDNNTNLPAENPAVAAAEDQ; this is encoded by the coding sequence ATGAAACTACAGAATTCTTTTCGCGACTATACGGCTGAGTCCGCGCTGTTCGTGCGCCGGGCGCTGGTCGCTTTTTTGGGTATTTTGCTGCTGACCGGCGTGCTCATCGCCAACCTTTATAATCTGCAAATCGTGCGTTTTACCGATTACCAGACCCGCTCAAACGAAAACCGCATCAAACTGGTCCCCATCGCCCCCAGCCGTGGGATCATCTATGACCGTAACGGCATCCCCCTCGCCCTCAACCGCACTATTTATCAGATAGAAATGATGCCGGAGAAGGTCGATAACGTTCAGCAAACGCTGGATGCGTTACGCAGCGTGGTCGATTTGAACGACGATGACATTGCCGCGTTCAAGAAAGAGCGCGCACGTTCACACCGTTTTACCTCTATTCCCGTCAAAACGAACCTGACCGAAGTGCAGGTCGCGCGTTTTGCCGTCAATCAGTACCGTTTTCCTGGCGTGGAAGTGAAAGGCTACAAGCGCCGCTACTATCCTTACAACTCCGCGCTGACCCACGTCATCGGCTACGTTTCGAAGATTAACGATAAAGACGTCGAACGCCTTGATAAAGACGGTAAGCTGGCCAACTACGCCGCCACACACGATATCGGCAAGCTGGGGATTGAGCGCTATTACGAAGAGGTGCTGCACGGCCAGACGGGTTATGAAGAGGTTGAAGTCAACAACCGTGGCCGCGTCATCCGTCAGCTTAAAGAGGTGCCGCCGCAGGCCGGGCATGACATCCATCTCACAATTGACCTGAAACTCCAGCAATATATTGAAACGCTGCTGGCGGGCAGCCGCGCCGCTGTGATCGTAACCGACCCACGGACAGGCGGCGTACTGGCGCTGGTTTCCATGCCGAGCTACGACCCGAACCTGTTTGTGGATGGCATCTCCAGCAAAGATTACTCAGGGTTGCTCAACGACCCGAATACGCCGCTGGTAAACCGGGCGACGCAAGGTGTTTACCCGCCGGCCTCAACGGTTAAACCGTATGTCGCGGTGTCCGCTTTAAGCGCGGGGGTGATCACCCGCAATACCAGCCTGTTCGACCCCGGATGGTGGCAGTTGCCGGGTTCTGAGAAGCGTTACCGCGACTGGAAAAAATGGGGGCACGGTCATCTGAATATCACCAAATCCCTTGAAGAGTCAGCGGATACCTTCTTCTACCAGGTGGCCTATGACATGGGGATAGACCGACTCTCCGAGTGGATGAGCAAATTTGGATACGGGGAATATACCGGCATCGATCTGGCTGAAGAGCGTTCCGGCAATATGCCAACCCGTGAATGGAAGCAAAAACGCTTTAAAAAGCCGTGGTATCAGGGCGATACCATCCCGGTGGGCATCGGCCAGGGTTACTGGACGGCGACCCCGATCCAGATGAGCAAGGCGCTGATGATCCTGATTAACGACGGGGTGGTAAAAGTGCCGCATCTGCTGATGAGCACGGCGGAGAATGGCAAGCAGGTGCCGTGGGTACAGCCGCACGAACCGCCTGTCGGCGATATTCACTCCGGTTACTGGGAAATTGCCAAAGACGGCATGTACGGCGTCGCAAACCGCGCTAACGGCACTGCGCATAAATATTTCGCCAGCGCGCCGTATAAAATCGCCGCGAAGTCTGGTACGGCGCAGGTCTTTGGCCTGAAAGCCAACGAAACCTACAACGCGCACAAAATTGCTGAACGACTACGCGACCATAAACTGATGACGGCATTCGCGCCGTATAACAATCCCCAGGTTGCTGTCGCCATAATCCTGGAAAACGGCGGTGCGGGCCCGGCTGTCGGTACAATCATGCGTCAGATTCTTGACCACATCATGTTGGGCGACAACAACACCAATTTGCCTGCGGAAAACCCGGCGGTTGCAGCGGCGGAGGACCAATAA
- a CDS encoding YbeF family transcriptional regulator gives MNDNNLPGRRLIEQRPEDKPQIFRTLRNIDLNLLTIFEAVYVHKGIVNAAKILNLTPSAISQSIQKLRAIFPDPLFIRKGQGVTPTAYATHLHEYISQGLESILGALDLTGSYDKQRTITIGTPPSIGALVMPTIYQAIKSLYPQLLLRNIPVSDAECQLSQFQTDLVIDTHIYSSRAIHHHVLFADTVELVCRQDHPSLSAPLTEEKLKAVDHTLLMLEGQNFSLVRQRIQDLFPERQINFSSYNIFTIASLIASSDLLGMMPTRFYTLFSRCWPLKRIPYAPLSDERIDFSLHYNKLSLRDPVLENVIDVIRDAFRTGDVAA, from the coding sequence GTGAATGATAATAATCTGCCGGGACGACGTCTAATCGAGCAACGGCCAGAAGACAAACCTCAAATTTTCAGAACGCTGAGAAATATTGACCTTAATCTCTTGACTATTTTTGAAGCGGTATACGTTCATAAAGGCATCGTCAATGCTGCGAAAATTCTTAATTTAACGCCATCCGCTATTAGCCAGTCTATTCAAAAATTACGCGCTATATTTCCCGACCCGCTATTTATCCGTAAAGGCCAGGGCGTGACCCCGACGGCCTATGCCACCCATCTGCATGAGTATATTAGCCAGGGGCTGGAATCTATTCTGGGCGCGCTGGATCTGACCGGCAGTTACGACAAACAGCGCACCATCACGATAGGCACGCCTCCCTCTATCGGGGCGTTAGTCATGCCAACCATCTATCAGGCGATCAAATCCCTGTATCCGCAGCTTCTGTTACGCAACATTCCGGTAAGCGACGCCGAATGCCAGCTCAGCCAGTTTCAGACCGATTTGGTCATCGATACCCATATCTACAGTAGTCGGGCCATTCATCACCATGTGCTGTTTGCCGATACTGTTGAGCTGGTTTGTCGCCAGGATCACCCTTCACTTTCCGCCCCGCTAACCGAAGAGAAGCTGAAAGCGGTCGACCATACTCTGCTGATGCTCGAAGGGCAGAATTTCAGCCTGGTGCGTCAGCGTATCCAGGACCTCTTCCCTGAACGACAAATCAACTTTAGCAGCTACAACATCTTCACCATTGCCTCACTCATCGCCAGCAGCGACCTGCTGGGGATGATGCCCACCCGGTTCTACACCTTATTTAGCCGTTGCTGGCCGCTCAAGCGCATTCCCTATGCGCCACTGAGCGATGAGAGAATCGACTTTTCGCTGCATTACAACAAATTAAGCTTGCGTGACCCGGTGCTGGAGAATGTTATTGATGTAATACGCGATGCG
- the rlpA gene encoding endolytic peptidoglycan transglycosylase RlpA produces the protein MRKQLPGVCVAAGIMLLAACSSDDGQQQVAVAPQPAVCNGPIVEIGGAEPRYEPLSPTANQDYQRDGRSYKIVQDPSRFSQAGLAAIYDAEPGSNLTASGEAFDPMQLTAAHPTLPIPSYARITNLANGRMIVVRINDRGPYGNDRVISLSRAAADRLNTSNNTKVRVDPIIVAQDGSLSGPGMACTTVAKQTYALPARPDLSGGMGSVSSAPESVQPQGDVRAISNSTLKSDDPSGAPVNSSGFLGAPTTLASGVLEGSEPTPAPQPAAATPAAPVTAPGSTQGAVAAPTPAPAPAAASSGFVVQVGAVSDQTRAQQYQQRLSQQFGVPGRVMQNGAVWRIQLGPFASKTEASALQQRLQSEAQLQSFIASAQ, from the coding sequence ATGCGTAAGCAGTTGCCAGGAGTCTGCGTCGCGGCAGGAATAATGTTACTCGCGGCGTGTTCGAGTGATGATGGTCAGCAGCAGGTTGCCGTCGCGCCGCAGCCTGCGGTGTGTAACGGGCCGATTGTTGAGATCGGCGGGGCGGAGCCACGTTATGAACCTCTGAGCCCGACAGCAAATCAGGATTATCAACGAGACGGTAGAAGCTACAAAATTGTCCAGGACCCGTCTCGCTTTAGCCAGGCCGGGCTTGCCGCCATTTATGATGCGGAACCCGGCAGCAATTTAACCGCATCGGGCGAAGCGTTTGACCCGATGCAGCTCACCGCTGCGCATCCAACGCTGCCGATCCCGAGCTATGCGCGAATCACGAATCTGGCGAATGGCCGGATGATCGTGGTACGCATTAACGATCGCGGCCCTTACGGTAACGATCGGGTGATTTCACTCTCCCGCGCGGCGGCCGATCGTCTGAATACGTCGAATAACACCAAAGTCCGCGTTGATCCCATTATCGTTGCGCAGGATGGTTCACTGTCAGGGCCAGGCATGGCCTGCACGACAGTGGCGAAACAGACCTACGCCCTGCCCGCGCGCCCTGATTTAAGCGGCGGCATGGGCAGCGTCTCTTCCGCGCCGGAATCGGTACAGCCGCAAGGCGATGTCCGGGCGATAAGCAATTCGACGCTGAAAAGCGATGACCCGAGCGGCGCACCGGTCAACAGCAGCGGCTTCCTTGGCGCGCCGACCACGCTCGCCTCCGGGGTGCTCGAAGGCAGCGAACCAACGCCCGCGCCACAGCCCGCCGCAGCGACACCCGCCGCGCCGGTAACGGCTCCTGGTTCGACTCAGGGCGCAGTCGCTGCCCCGACGCCGGCTCCAGCTCCGGCCGCCGCAAGCAGCGGTTTCGTGGTTCAGGTTGGCGCGGTCAGCGATCAAACGCGCGCGCAGCAGTACCAGCAGCGTTTAAGCCAGCAGTTTGGCGTACCGGGGCGTGTGATGCAAAACGGCGCGGTCTGGCGCATTCAGCTTGGGCCATTCGCCAGCAAAACTGAAGCCAGCGCGTTGCAGCAGCGTCTGCAATCTGAAGCCCAGTTACAGTCCTTTATCGCCAGCGCGCAGTAG
- the mrdB gene encoding peptidoglycan glycosyltransferase MrdB (rod shape-determining protein RodA) gives MTDNPNKKTFWDKIHIDPTMLLILLALLVYSSLVIWSASGQDIGMMERKIGQIAMGLVIMVVMAQIPPRVYEGWAPYLYIFCIILLVAVDAFGAISKGAQRWLDLGIVRFQPSEIAKIAVPLMVARFINRDVCPPSLKNTAIALVLIFMPTLLVAAQPDLGTSILVALSGLFVLFLSGLSWRLIGIAVVLIAAFIPIMWFFLMHDYQRQRVMMLLDPETDPLGAGYHIIQSKIAIGSGGLRGKGWLHGTQSQLEFLPERHTDFIFAVLAEELGLVGILILLALYILLIMRGLWIAARAQTTFGRVMAGGLMLILFVYVFVNIGMVSGILPVVGVPLPLVSYGGSALIVLMAGFGIVMSIHTHRKMLSKSV, from the coding sequence GTGACGGATAATCCGAACAAAAAAACATTCTGGGATAAAATCCATATCGATCCCACGATGTTACTGATTCTGCTGGCGCTGCTGGTTTACAGTTCATTAGTCATCTGGAGCGCCAGCGGCCAGGATATTGGCATGATGGAGCGAAAAATCGGTCAGATCGCGATGGGTCTGGTCATTATGGTGGTGATGGCGCAAATCCCGCCTCGTGTCTACGAAGGATGGGCGCCCTATCTCTATATTTTCTGCATCATCCTGCTGGTGGCGGTAGACGCCTTCGGGGCGATATCCAAAGGAGCGCAACGCTGGCTGGATCTGGGGATCGTCCGTTTTCAGCCTTCTGAAATCGCCAAGATCGCCGTCCCCCTAATGGTGGCGCGCTTTATCAACCGTGATGTCTGCCCGCCGTCGCTGAAAAACACGGCTATCGCGCTGGTATTGATTTTTATGCCGACGCTGCTGGTCGCCGCGCAGCCTGACCTGGGCACCTCGATTCTGGTCGCCCTTTCCGGCCTGTTCGTGCTGTTTTTGTCTGGTTTGAGCTGGCGTTTAATCGGCATTGCGGTGGTGCTGATTGCCGCGTTTATCCCGATCATGTGGTTCTTCCTGATGCATGATTATCAGCGCCAGCGCGTCATGATGCTTCTCGACCCGGAGACCGACCCTTTAGGCGCGGGTTATCATATCATCCAGTCTAAAATTGCGATTGGCTCCGGCGGCCTGCGCGGTAAAGGCTGGCTGCACGGCACTCAGTCGCAGCTTGAGTTTTTACCCGAACGCCACACCGACTTTATCTTCGCCGTACTGGCGGAAGAGTTAGGCCTGGTGGGAATATTAATCCTGCTGGCGCTCTACATTCTGCTGATTATGCGCGGACTGTGGATCGCTGCCCGCGCGCAAACCACCTTTGGTCGCGTGATGGCCGGTGGTTTAATGTTGATATTATTCGTTTATGTCTTCGTAAATATTGGTATGGTGAGCGGTATTCTGCCCGTTGTAGGGGTTCCACTCCCGCTGGTCAGTTACGGAGGCTCCGCACTGATAGTGCTGATGGCCGGGTTCGGGATTGTTATGTCGATCCACACCCACAGAAAAATGTTGTCGAAAAGCGTGTAA